Genomic segment of bacterium:
AGGTCCCGGTTTCGATCCTAACTCGCCTGGTGGTTTCGGTGGCGGTCAACCTGGCGGCGGCTTTGGTGGCGAGCCAGGCGGCAATCAAGGGAGCGGCAATGGCAACGATGGCAAGTCCGACAAGAAGAAGGACGACGGCAAAATCGAGAATGCCGACTACGAAGTGATTAATTAATCATCTCTTGTAAACAACAGAAAGCGGGGTCGAAAGACCCCGCAATCATGTGAGATAAGATGTTTATTGCATATATAGATGAATCGGGGTTTTCATCTCAGGTTGACACAAAACAACCTTTTTATGTTTTGAGTGCTGTTATCATCTCATCAAAATACTTAAAAGCTATGAATAACAAGCTGAGAGAAGAAGTCTCAAAGTTTGAGATAGAGATGAACTTTTCTGCTAAGTCACTCGGATTGGGATCTGAGATAAAAGCAAAAAATTGTATTAGTATGTTGAAAAGGGAAAGAAAAGCTCTTGCTTCAGAATTCGCTCAATGTATATTAAATGCACCTAATCTATATTCTGGTGCAGTGATCAATATCATCATCGATAAATCTGAATACAACAAACGTGGTGTTCTAAATAAAAAGAAGGTGGAGTTTAAGGCGATTGAACTATTATTTGAAAGGTTATCTAAGTATACAAGTTATCATTCAACAGATGACAATGACAACCAGTGTATTTGCATTC
This window contains:
- a CDS encoding DUF3800 domain-containing protein, which codes for MFIAYIDESGFSSQVDTKQPFYVLSAVIISSKYLKAMNNKLREEVSKFEIEMNFSAKSLGLGSEIKAKNCISMLKRERKALASEFAQCILNAPNLYSGAVINIIIDKSEYNKRGVLNKKKVEFKAIELLFERLSKYTSYHSTDDNDNQCICIHDENKILSDEMQSEASQLRKIGNFVTYWNEIKGSSTTTHNSLNNIADFAYSDSKNSLGIIIADFFASFLYQIITKNMEITDGIIRSLYNSCDKSRRNGVINGFGIKIYPESSQLLLPFELRKNRHFQLS